One segment of Panicum virgatum strain AP13 chromosome 1K, P.virgatum_v5, whole genome shotgun sequence DNA contains the following:
- the LOC120703890 gene encoding pectinesterase inhibitor 8-like produces the protein MARPTPPTARLLAAGLLAAAAVALGCLAGGAGATVVTTCRAAADSDARVDYGFCVAELGTHRESPDADTWGLAKVAALTGVNNADDTVYDAKALLAKPGAAGGPTRAALERCAKLYDSMGFAFAEAEDEINNRRYATGKEKAAEAASLAHQCDDALAKAGAVPSPLAKHSSYSVKIATICTAITNLIK, from the coding sequence atggcaaggccgacgccgccgaccgcccgcctcctcgccgccggcttgctggccgccgcggcggtcgcGCTCggctgcctcgccggcggcgccggcgcgacgGTGGTGACGACgtgcagggcggcggccgacAGCGACGCGCGGGTGGACTACGGCTTCTGCGTGGCGGAGCTGGGCACCCACCGCGAGAGCCCCGACGCCGACACCTGGGGCCTCGCCAAGGTGGCCGCGCTGACGGGCGTCAACAACGCCGACGACACCGTCTACGACGCCAAGGCGCTGCTCGCCAagcccggcgcggcgggcgggccgACGCGCGCGGCGCTGGAGCGGTGCGCGAAGCTGTACGACTCCATGGGGTTCGCGttcgcggaggcggaggacgagATCAACAACCGCCGCTACGCCACCGGGaaggagaaggcggcggaggcggcgtcccTCGCGCACCAGTGCGACGACGCGCTCGCCAAGGCCGGCGCCGTCCCCTCGCCGCTGGCAAAGCACAGCTCTTACTCCGTGAAGATTGCCACCATCTGCACGGCCATCACCAACCTCATCAAGTGA
- the LOC120703855 gene encoding dehydrin DHN1-like, producing MEYGQQGQHGHGTTGRVDQYGNPVGGVGHGTGTGTGGMGYGGTTRTGGMGQLGEHGGAGMGGGQFQPAREEHKTGCVLHRSGSSSSSSSEDDGMGGRRKKGIKEKIKEKLPGGHKKDDQHTTATGGAYGQQGHTGMTGTGTGGAAYTEGTGEKKGIMDKIKEKLPGQH from the exons ATGGAGTACGGCCAGCAGGGGCAGCACGGCCACGGAACCACCGGCCGCGTCGACCAGTACGGCAACCCGGTCGGCGGCGTCGGGCACGGCACCGGGACCGGGACCGGCGGCATGGGGTACGGTGGGACCACCAGAACCGGCGGCATGGGCCAGCTgggggagcacggcggcgccggcatggGTGGCGGCCAGTTCCAGCCTGCGAGGGAGGAGCACAAGACCGGCTGCGTCCTGCACCGCTCcggcagctccagctccagctcg TCCGAGGACGACGGCatgggcgggaggaggaagaagggcattaaggagaagatcaaggagaaaTTGCCCGGAGGCCACAAGAAGGACGACCAGCACACCACGGCCACCGGCGGTGCCTACGGGCAGCAGGGACACACCGGCATGACTGGCACGGGAACCGGCGGCGCCGCCTACACCGAGGGCACCGGCGAGAAGAAGGGCATCATGGACAAGATCAAGGAGAAGCTGCCCGGACAGCACTAA
- the LOC120703864 gene encoding dehydrin DHN1-like: MEHGQQGQHGHGTTGRVDQYGNPVGGVGHGTGTGGMGYGGTTGTGGMGQLGEHGGAGMGGGQFQPTREEHKTGGVLHHSGSSSSSSSEDDGMGGRKKGIKEKIKEKLPGGHKKDDQHTTATDGAYGQQGHTGMTDTGTGGAAYTEGTGEKKGIMDKIKEKLHGQH, encoded by the exons ATGGAGCACGGCCAGCAGGGGCAGC ACGGCCACGGAACCACCGGCCGCGTCGACCAGTACGGCAACCCGGTCGGCGGCGTCGGGCACGGCACCGGGACTGGGGGCATGGGGTATGGTGGTACCACCGGAACCGGTGGCATGGGCCAGCTGGGGGAGCACGGCGGGGCCGGCATGGGTGGCGGCCAGTTCCAGCCTACGAGGGAGGAGCACAAGACCGGCGGCGTCCTGCACCACTCcggcagctccagctccagctcg TCCGAGGACGATGGCATgggcgggaggaagaagggcattaaggagaagatcaaggagaaaTTGCCCGGAGGACACAAGAAGGACGACCAGCACACCACGGCCACCGACGGTGCCTACGGGCAGCAGGGACACACCGGCATGACCGACACGGGAACCGGCGGCGCCGCCTACACCGAGGGCACTGGCGAGAAGAAGGGCATCATGGACAAGATCAAGGAGAAGCTGCACGGACAGCACTAA